One Carassius gibelio isolate Cgi1373 ecotype wild population from Czech Republic chromosome B18, carGib1.2-hapl.c, whole genome shotgun sequence DNA segment encodes these proteins:
- the LOC127976987 gene encoding sarcospan-like: protein MGSGTSPMRSAGEGNANAGTEKKGQAETGSPVLEEAQKCCGCRFPLLVALLQLLLGIAVAVVAFLMVAISSSLLARETPHWAGIIMIVVSLLGFILFCITRVPDERASAQFIVKLLYFFLCTMGLVISAVVIAFQCYHYALTNSYSCKEMGEHCTCTLDPEDPIARTFSYSGVTACSAIVSTLPMYYLLQMVLNLAQAIVCLVGAFLIWKHRYQVFFAGLQTGSPSAQTWQKV, encoded by the exons ATGGGGTCGGGGACGAGTCCGATGAGGTCGGCTGGAGAAGGCAATGCAAATGCTGGCACGGAGAAGAAGGGACAAGCAGAAACTGGAAGCCCAGTGCTGGAGGAAGCCCAAAAGTGTTGTGGCTGCCGCTTTCCTTTGCTGGTCGCTCTGTTACAGCTTTTGCTGGGCATCGCAGTAGCTGTTGTGGCCTTCCTCATGGTTGCCATTAGCTCCTCTCTGCTGGCCAGGGAGACGCCCCATTGGGCCGGCATCATT ATGATTGTGGTGTCTCTGCTGGGATTCATCCTCTTCTGCATCACCAGAGTGCCTGATGAAAGAGCATCAGCTCAGTTTAttgtaaag CTCCTGTACTTCTTTCTGTGCACGATGGGGCTGGTCATTTCCGCAGTGGTCATCGCCTTCCAGTGCTACCATTATGCCCTGACTAACAGCTACAGCTGCAAGGAAATGGGGGAGCATTGTACGTGTACCCTGGACCCTGAGGATCCCATCGCCCGCACTTTTTCCTACAGCGGTGTGACAGCCTGCAGTGCCATCGTAAGCACTCTACCCATGTATTACCTTCTGCAGATGGTGCTGAACCTGGCTCAGGCTATCGTCTGCCTGGTGGGAGCCTTCCTCATATGGAAGCACAGGTACCAGGTGTTTTTCGCTGGGCTACAGACGGGATCTCCTTCTGCCCAGACTTGGCAGAAAGTTTAG
- the LOC127977672 gene encoding class E basic helix-loop-helix protein 41 has translation MDERIPRMQGRQFLDHADFLGVEYSSLYMCKSKRGVKREEGKDAYKLPHRLIEKKRRDRINECIGQLKDLLPEHLKLTTLGHLEKAVVLELTLKHLNALTAVTEQQHQKIIALQNGERSLKSSLHADLDTFHSGFQACAKEVLQYLNKVENWTAREQMCTRLINHLHKVSAQFQPGAGILQRPLPGDDAPDRDPQRDTQANCVPVIQRTQNLELNENDTDTDSGYGGEAEKGDGKCEKVCDMAKRVKIKQEFGDERVTKKAKMNWSANGASESTNTRPDVALMNSLMGMAGVSGQQTPFCMPFYFINPSAAASYMPLFDKSHLEKLVYPAAAAAAALTTPFPWLYPGIPTQASAAAAAAAAIAFPSDKTSGFNASSLKDDEPPSPDGDLSNEADLASPVSGDHHGSESDAIHQPQRNENDGT, from the exons ATGGATGAAAGAATTCCGAGAATGCAGGGCAGACAGTTCCTGGATCACGCGGATTTCTTGGg ggttgaATATTCGTCCCTCTACATGTGCAAATCCAAAAGAGGAGTGAAGAGAGAGGAAGGAAAG GATGCGTATAAATTACCACACAGACTGATCGAGAAAAAGAGGAGGGACCGAATAAATGAATGTATTGGGCAGCTGAAAGATTTATTACCGGAACATCTGAAACTTACG ACTCTAGGTCACTTGGAAAAGGCTGTAGTTCTTGAGTTGACTCTGAAGCATTTGAACGCGTTGACAGCTGTCACAGAGCAACAGCACCAGAAGATCATCGCTTTGCAGAACG GGGAGCGGTCGTTGAAGTCCTCCCTCCACGCTGACTTAGACACGTTTCACTCAGGCTTTCAAGCATGTGCCAAAGAAGTCCTGCAGTATCTGAACAAGGTGGAGAACTGGACGGCACGCGAGCAGATGTGCACGCGACTCATCAACCACTTACATAAAGTTTCCGCGCAGTTCCAGCCTGGCGCAGGGATCCTGCAGCGGCCGTTGCCAGGCGACGATGCTCCAGATCGGGACCCGCAGAGAGATACTCAAGCCAACTGTGTCCCTGTCATCCAGAGGACTCAGAACCTCGAGCTCAATGAGAACGACACGGACACCGACAGTGGATACGGAGGAGAGGCGGAGAAAGGTGATGGCAAATGCGAGAAAGTGTGTGACATGGCCAAAAGAGTTAAGATCAAGCAGGAGTTTGGAGATGAACGTGTCACCAAAAAAGCCAAAATGAACTGGTCCGCGAATGGTGCGTCAGAGTCCACCAATACCCGGCCGGATGTGGCGTTAATGAACTCTTTAATGGGAATGGCAGGTGTTAGTGGACAACAGACTCCCTTTTGCATGCCGTTTTACTTCATAAACCCGTCTGCAGCTGCATCGTACATGCCTTTGTTTGATAAAAGTCATTTGGAGAAGTTGGTGtatccagcagcagcagcagcagcggcgCTGACCACCCCGTTCCCGTGGCTTTACCCTGGGATTCCCACGCAAGCCTCTGCTGCAGCCGCAGCCGCCGCTGCCATCGCTTTCCCCAGTGATAAAACCTCTGGATTTAATGCATCATCCTTAAAAGACGACGAACCGCCGTCTCCCGATGGTGACCTGTCCAACGAGGCCGACCTGGCCTCTCCTGTGTCTGGGGATCATCATGGCTCTGAGAGTGATGCCATTCATCAGCCCCAAAGAAATGAAAACGATGGTACATAA
- the LOC127977491 gene encoding cathepsin D produces MRVACLLLAAAFFWTSDAIVRIPLQKFRSIRRTLSDSGRDVEELVSSSASLKYNLGFPASNGPTPETLKNYLDAQYYGEIGLGTPVQTFTVVFDTGSSNLWVPSIHCSLTDIACLLHHKYNGGKSSTYVKNGTEFAIQYGSGSLSGYLSQDTCTIGDIVVEKQIFGEAIKQPGVAFIAAKFDGILGMAYPRISVDGVPPVFDMMMSQKKVEKNIFSFYLNRNPDTQPGGELLLGGTDPKYYTGDFNYVAISRQAYWQIHMDGMSIGSGLTLCKGGCEAIVDTGTSLITGPAAEIKALQKAIGAIPLIQGEYMVDCKKVPTLPTISFILGGKTYSLTGEQYILKESQGGKEICLSGFMGLDIPPPAGPLWILGDVFIGQYYTVFDRENNRVGFAKSV; encoded by the exons ATGAGAGTCGCCTGCCTGCTGCTAGCTGCTGCCTTTTTCTGGACGTCCGACGCGATTGTACG GATTCCTCTACAGAAGTTTCGTTCCATCAGACGGACACTGAGTGACTCTGGCAGAGATGTAGAGGAGCTTGTGTCCAGTTCTGCATCCTTGAAATACAACCTGGGCTTCCCAGCAAGCAATGGTCCTACTCCAGAAACCCTGAAGAACTACCTCGAT GCTCAGTACTATGGAGAGATCGGTCTTGGCACTCCTGTCCAGACCTTCACTGTGGTGTTTGACACGGGATCCTCCAACCTGTGGGTGCCCTCGATCCACTGTTCCCTGACTGACATTGCCTGCT TGCTTCATCACAAGTACAATGGAGGCAAGTCAAGCACCTATGTGAAAAACGGGACTGAATTTGCCATACAATATGGTTCTGGAAGCTTGTCTGGTTATCTCAGCCAGGACACGTGCACA ATTGGGGATATTGTGGTTGAGAAGCAGATATTTGGAGAAGCTATCAAACAGCCAGGAGTGGCCTTCATCGCAGCCAAGTTTGATGGTATTCTGGGCATGGCTTATCCTCGCATCTCTGTGGATGGGGTTCCTCCTGTTTTTGACATGATGATGAGCCAGAAGAAAGTGGAGAAAAATATTTTCTCTTTCTATCTGAACAG aAACCCGGACACTCAACCTGGTGGTGAGCTGCTCCTTGGAGGCACAGACCCTAAATATTACACTGGAGACTTTAACTACGTGGCCATCAGCAGACAGGCCTATTGGCAGATTCACATGGATGG catgAGCATCGGCAGTGGGTTGACTCTGTGTAAAGGAGGATGTGAAGCCATCGTGGACACTGGAACGTCTCTGATCACCGGCCCAGCTGCTGAAATCAAAGCCCTGCAGAAGGCTATTGGTGCAATCCCTCTGATCCAGGGAGAG TATATGGTGGACTGTAAGAAAGTGCCCACACTGCCCACCATCTCATTCATCCTGGGTGGAAAGACTTACTCACTGACTGGAGAACAGTACATACTCAAG GAAAGCCAGGGAGGAAAGGAGATCTGTCTGAGTGGATTCATGGGCCTGGATATCCCACCCCCTGCTGGACCCCTGTGGATTCTGGGTGATGTGTTCATTGGGCAGTACTATACAGTGTTCGATCGGGAGAACAACCGAGTGGGCTTTGCTAAGTCAGTATAA